The following coding sequences are from one Humulus lupulus chromosome X, drHumLupu1.1, whole genome shotgun sequence window:
- the LOC133805934 gene encoding myosin-12-like: MSNDLEIITRSLSMVWDICHLQKNRSDEKSACIAICNRMGLKGYQIGKTKVFLRAGQMAELDARRTKILANAARRIQRQIRTYLTRKEFISLKRATINMQKYWRAKLARKQYEQMRREAASIRIQKHQRTHMARKFYTKLQASVIVIQTGLRAMAARNDFRHRRRTKAATLVQTRWRRHNALSTYKHQKKATLSLQCLWRSKVARKELRKLKMAARETGALKEAKDKLEKRVEELSWRLEFEKHLRIDLEEDEGQEIAKLQSTLHEMQEKLEEAHAAVIHEKEEAKLAIEQAPPVIKEVPVVDDTKLEILRKQNEELVHR, translated from the exons ATGAGTAATGATCTTGAAATTATTACCAGGTCATTGAGCATGGTCTGGGACATCTGCCATTTACAGAAAAACAG ATCAGATGAGAAGTCAGCATGTATAGCAATCTGCAACAGAATGGGATTAAAGGGATATCAG ATTGGGAAAACAAAGGTATTTTTAAGAGCTGGGCAGATGGCTGAACTAGATGCAAGGAGAACTAAAATCTTGGCTAATGCAGCAAGACGAATACAAAGGCAAATCCGAACATATCTAACCAGAAAGGAATTTATTTCCCTAAAAAGAGCTACAATAAATATGCAGAAATATTGGAGAG CCAAACTTGCACGAAAGCAGTATGAACAAATGAGAAGGGAAGCTGCTTCAATTCGCATACAGAAACACCAGCGTACCCATATGGCAAGAAAATTCTACACAAAATTACAGGCATCTGTAATTGTTATCCAGACTGGATTACGAGCAATGGCAGCTAGAAACGATTTCAGGCATAGGAGAAGAACCAAGGCTGCAACTTTGGTTCAG ACAAGGTGGAGAAGACACAATGCTCTTTCTACTTATAAACATCAAAAGAAGGCCACTCTTTCACTTCAATGTCTTTGGAGATCAAAGGTTGCGAGGAAGGAACTTAGAAAGCTCAAAATG GCTGCAAGAGAAACAGGTGCACTCAAGGAAGCTAAGGACAAGTTGGAGAAGCGTGTTGAAGAGCTTTCATGGAGACTAGAATTTGAAAAGCATTTGAGG ATTGATCTTGAAGAAGATGAGGGGCAAGAAATTGCCAAGTTACAAAGCACATTACATGAAATGCAAGAGAAGTTAGAAGAAGCCCATGCTGCAGTCATTCATGAGAAAGAAGAAGCAAAGTTAGCAATCGAACAAGCTCCACCAGTCATAAAGGAGGTGCCAGTAGTGGATGATACTAAACTAGAAATACTGAGAAAACAGAATGAAGAACTAGTACACAGATAA